In one window of Paraburkholderia phymatum STM815 DNA:
- a CDS encoding ATP-binding protein, translating to MSTPTVHMQDRMTGLLRGLWRPRTLFVRLSLIFVAGLLAAQTLSFWLTMTERNEATMHLMVGYIGQEVTSSVALLDRLTPAEREEWLPKLGRRSYRFTLGTGTRGMPPDAKLSQEIGTSIAKDIGQQYKVTANAVPGEGEHLEVHLTLSDGTPLTIDMHPMHGIPLSPWLPLVLIAQLALLAGCAWLAVRLATRPLERLARAADTLGPDLAPATLPEDGPEEVARASKAFNAMQARIGIYMRERLQILAAISHDLQTPITRMRLRADMLDDEAERGRLQKDLKEMELLVREGVAYARTLHGADEKPVRVNPDALIESIVNDYADAGNRVTLAGRVGTAVTTRPQALRRILGNLVDNALKYSGGDEVNVEVSVDGTAAPHWSIVVLDRGPGIPQEQLDAVFQPFYRVENSRNRETGGTGLGLAIAKQLAQSINATLTLRNREGGGLEARLTL from the coding sequence ATGAGCACGCCAACGGTTCATATGCAGGATCGCATGACGGGCCTTTTACGCGGCCTGTGGCGACCGCGCACGCTGTTCGTGCGGCTGTCGCTGATCTTCGTCGCGGGATTGCTGGCCGCGCAGACGCTGTCGTTCTGGCTGACGATGACCGAGCGCAACGAGGCGACCATGCACCTGATGGTCGGCTACATCGGCCAGGAAGTGACCAGTTCCGTCGCGCTGCTGGACCGTCTGACCCCCGCTGAGCGCGAGGAATGGCTGCCGAAGCTCGGACGGCGCAGTTACCGGTTCACCCTGGGCACGGGCACGCGCGGCATGCCGCCGGACGCGAAGCTGTCGCAGGAAATCGGCACGTCGATCGCGAAGGACATCGGGCAGCAATACAAGGTGACGGCCAACGCGGTGCCGGGCGAGGGCGAGCATCTGGAAGTGCATCTGACACTGAGCGACGGCACGCCGCTCACCATCGACATGCATCCGATGCATGGCATTCCGCTGTCGCCTTGGCTGCCGCTCGTGCTGATCGCGCAACTCGCGCTGCTCGCCGGCTGTGCGTGGCTCGCGGTGCGCCTCGCGACGCGGCCGCTCGAGCGTCTCGCGCGCGCTGCCGATACGCTCGGCCCCGATCTCGCGCCCGCTACGCTGCCCGAAGACGGCCCGGAAGAAGTGGCGCGCGCGTCGAAGGCCTTCAATGCGATGCAGGCGCGCATCGGCATCTATATGCGCGAACGGCTGCAGATACTCGCCGCGATTTCGCACGATCTGCAAACACCCATCACGCGGATGCGGCTGCGCGCCGACATGCTCGACGACGAGGCGGAGCGCGGGCGTCTGCAAAAGGATCTGAAGGAGATGGAACTGCTTGTGCGCGAAGGCGTCGCTTATGCGCGCACGCTGCACGGCGCCGACGAAAAACCCGTCCGCGTGAATCCGGACGCGCTGATCGAGAGCATCGTCAACGACTATGCCGACGCGGGCAACCGCGTGACGCTTGCGGGGCGCGTCGGTACGGCCGTGACCACGCGTCCGCAGGCGCTGCGCCGCATTCTCGGCAATCTGGTCGATAACGCGCTGAAGTACTCGGGTGGCGACGAGGTGAACGTCGAAGTGTCCGTCGACGGGACGGCCGCGCCGCACTGGTCGATCGTCGTGCTCGATCGCGGCCCGGGCATTCCGCAGGAGCAGCTCGACGCCGTGTTCCAGCCGTTCTATCGCGTCGAAAATTCGCGCAATCGCGAGACGGGCGGGACGGGGTTGGGGCTCGCCATTGCAAAACAGCTCGCGCAGTCGATAAACGCGACGCTCACGCTGCGCAATCGCGAAGGCGGCGGACTCGAAGCGCGACTCACACTCTGA
- the xylB gene encoding xylulokinase, translating into MTFLGIDLGTSEVKVILTDDASTTLATSGARLEVSQPHPHWSEQSPQAWWQATLDAVAAVRSANPGAFAALRGIGLSGQMHGATLIDANGAVLRPAILWNDTRAFAECAELEALVPASRNITGNLAMPGFTAPKLLWLAKHEPEVFRAASKVLLPKDYLAWKLSGDFVSDMSDASGTLWLDVAKRDWSDGMLAATGLTRAHMPRLVEGSAPAAQLSDALRRDWGIAGPVVLCGGAGDNAASAIGTGVADAGSAFLSLGTSGVLFAGTDRFAPNPAQGVHAFCHCLPARWHQMSVILSAASSLGWLSKVVGREVGILPELASTANAATAPIFLPYLSGERTPHNDANARGVFWGLTGAHSTGDLAYSVMEGVAFAMADGYAALQSAGTTLKSASFIGGGSRSPFWANLCATATGITMHRHEGSDVGAALGAARLARLAVTGEAVNQVCVAPPTLESCEPDRAQAPLLAHRLARYRSIYQALKTSFAESA; encoded by the coding sequence GTGACTTTCCTTGGAATCGACCTCGGGACCTCCGAGGTAAAAGTAATTCTGACCGATGATGCATCCACGACGCTCGCAACGAGCGGCGCGCGCCTCGAAGTCTCGCAACCGCATCCGCACTGGTCGGAACAGAGTCCGCAAGCCTGGTGGCAGGCGACGCTCGATGCCGTTGCTGCCGTGCGAAGCGCGAATCCCGGTGCCTTCGCTGCGCTGCGTGGCATCGGGCTCTCGGGGCAGATGCACGGCGCGACGCTGATAGATGCGAATGGCGCGGTGCTCAGGCCCGCGATACTCTGGAACGACACACGTGCGTTTGCCGAATGCGCGGAGCTGGAAGCGCTCGTGCCCGCGTCGCGTAATATCACCGGCAATCTTGCGATGCCCGGGTTCACCGCACCCAAACTGCTCTGGCTCGCGAAACACGAACCCGAGGTGTTTCGCGCTGCGTCCAAGGTGCTGCTGCCGAAAGACTATCTCGCGTGGAAGCTTTCGGGCGATTTTGTCTCCGACATGTCGGATGCGTCGGGTACGTTATGGCTCGACGTCGCGAAGCGCGACTGGTCCGACGGCATGCTCGCGGCGACGGGATTGACGCGCGCGCACATGCCGCGTCTCGTCGAAGGCAGCGCGCCTGCCGCACAGTTGAGTGACGCCTTGCGACGCGATTGGGGCATTGCGGGTCCTGTCGTGCTATGCGGAGGTGCAGGCGACAACGCGGCGAGCGCGATCGGCACGGGTGTGGCAGATGCGGGCAGTGCATTCCTGTCGCTGGGGACGTCGGGTGTCCTCTTTGCAGGCACCGATCGCTTTGCGCCGAATCCCGCTCAAGGCGTGCACGCGTTCTGCCACTGCCTGCCGGCGCGCTGGCATCAGATGAGCGTGATTTTGTCGGCGGCATCGAGTCTCGGGTGGCTGTCCAAGGTCGTAGGCCGCGAAGTCGGTATCCTGCCTGAACTGGCGAGCACGGCCAATGCTGCGACGGCGCCTATCTTTCTGCCGTATCTGAGTGGCGAGCGCACGCCGCATAACGATGCGAATGCGCGCGGTGTCTTTTGGGGGTTGACGGGCGCGCACAGTACGGGCGACCTCGCGTATAGCGTGATGGAAGGCGTTGCGTTCGCGATGGCCGACGGCTACGCGGCGCTGCAAAGCGCAGGCACTACATTGAAGAGCGCATCGTTTATCGGCGGAGGCTCGCGCAGCCCTTTCTGGGCGAATCTGTGTGCGACCGCGACGGGCATCACGATGCATCGGCATGAAGGCAGCGACGTCGGCGCGGCGCTTGGAGCGGCGCGTCTGGCGCGGCTCGCGGTGACGGGCGAGGCCGTCAACCAGGTCTGTGTGGCGCCGCCGACGCTCGAATCATGCGAGCCCGATCGCGCACAGGCGCCGCTCCTCGCACACAGGCTCGCGCGATATCGGAGCATCTATCAGGCGCTGAAGACGAGCTTTGCTGAGTCGGCATGA
- a CDS encoding DUF4148 domain-containing protein, producing the protein MNKLALLTVSIATLVSTGFASSAFAQQKTRADVRQELIQAEQDGSQFVTDASYPDVAPIYQQQVAHRKTGQESEGAGMSGTHAAGSRLPATGASPSMSSCVGPVSYCSLYFGS; encoded by the coding sequence ATGAACAAGCTTGCGCTGTTGACCGTTTCGATCGCCACACTCGTTTCGACGGGGTTTGCATCGAGTGCATTCGCACAGCAGAAGACGCGCGCAGACGTGCGTCAGGAACTGATCCAGGCCGAGCAGGACGGCTCGCAGTTCGTGACCGATGCGTCCTATCCCGATGTCGCGCCTATCTACCAGCAACAGGTCGCGCATCGAAAGACCGGGCAGGAAAGCGAAGGCGCCGGCATGTCGGGCACGCACGCTGCGGGGTCGCGCCTTCCCGCCACGGGCGCGAGTCCGAGCATGTCGTCATGCGTCGGCCCGGTGAGCTATTGCTCGCTGTACTTCGGAAGCTGA
- a CDS encoding EAL domain-containing protein, giving the protein MSALERRVSEGLRGDEFPLAFQGIYDVKTGKLARVEALIRWMHPDYGMLLPDAFLVALDHTLVASQLTYHVIDGACRTIANAQRTGQHVCPIAVNVPPRVVADGHFPATVMQIARTHDVAPDLLELELVETEDATRLLAAPPLTRPLRQAGIRLAVDDFGTGYSSLALLSTIDVDTVKVAREMLDGVPDCPRASAVASSVLTLLERLDVAVVVEGVETRALARWLAQWPKVLAQGFFYGRPTFVYADVPVDERYVA; this is encoded by the coding sequence ATGAGCGCGCTCGAACGGCGTGTCAGCGAAGGGTTGCGCGGCGACGAATTTCCCCTCGCGTTTCAGGGTATTTACGATGTGAAGACGGGCAAGCTTGCGCGCGTCGAAGCATTGATCCGCTGGATGCATCCGGACTACGGCATGCTGTTGCCAGATGCTTTTCTCGTCGCGCTCGACCACACCCTCGTCGCATCGCAATTGACATACCACGTGATCGACGGTGCGTGCAGGACGATTGCAAACGCGCAGCGCACCGGTCAACACGTGTGTCCCATTGCAGTCAACGTGCCGCCGCGCGTCGTTGCCGACGGACATTTTCCGGCAACCGTCATGCAGATCGCGCGCACGCATGACGTCGCGCCCGATCTGCTTGAACTTGAACTCGTCGAGACGGAAGACGCGACGCGCCTGCTGGCTGCACCGCCGCTGACAAGACCGCTTCGTCAAGCGGGGATTCGCCTCGCGGTCGACGACTTCGGCACCGGCTATTCGTCGCTCGCGCTGCTGAGTACGATCGATGTGGACACCGTGAAGGTCGCACGCGAGATGCTCGATGGGGTGCCTGACTGTCCGCGCGCATCGGCCGTGGCGTCGAGCGTGTTGACGCTGCTCGAACGACTCGATGTCGCGGTGGTCGTGGAGGGTGTCGAAACGAGGGCGCTCGCGCGTTGGCTCGCGCAATGGCCCAAGGTGCTCGCGCAAGGCTTCTTCTATGGGCGCCCGACTTTCGTTTACGCCGACGTCCCCGTTGACGAACGATACGTCGCGTAA
- a CDS encoding GFA family protein → MTTEFHHGSCHCGAVRFEVETPVTPAGRCNCSLCRRKGALMSPFFAAGALRILAGQDDLTLYQFNTRVAKHYFCKHCGIYPFHQTRKDPNLWRVNIGCLDGVDPYALEASVADGKSLSVVDDA, encoded by the coding sequence ATGACCACTGAATTTCACCACGGCTCGTGCCATTGCGGCGCCGTCAGGTTCGAAGTCGAGACGCCCGTCACGCCGGCCGGGCGCTGCAACTGCAGCCTGTGCCGGCGCAAGGGCGCGCTGATGTCGCCGTTCTTTGCCGCCGGCGCGCTGCGCATCCTCGCCGGCCAGGACGACCTGACGCTCTACCAGTTCAACACGCGCGTTGCGAAGCATTACTTCTGCAAGCACTGCGGCATCTATCCGTTTCATCAGACACGCAAGGATCCGAATCTGTGGCGCGTGAATATCGGCTGCCTCGACGGCGTGGACCCGTATGCGCTCGAGGCGTCGGTGGCGGACGGCAAGAGCCTGTCCGTGGTCGATGACGCGTAA
- a CDS encoding response regulator, with protein MDKTDHVLIVDDDRDIRELVGTYLTRNGVRATLASGGRQMRAALAAERPDLIVLDLMLPGESGLDLCRELRAGEFQTVPILMLTALSEETDRVVGLEMGADDYLAKPFAVRELLARIRAILRRSRMMPPGNSSEQPASAHFLRFGDWRLDTIGRNLIDGDGTLVALSGAEYRLLRVFVDHPQRVLTRDQLLTLTQGRQTEPFDRSIDLLVSRVRQRLGDDAREPRYIKTLRNEGYVFSSLVTAEENGG; from the coding sequence GTGGATAAAACGGATCACGTTCTGATCGTCGACGACGACCGCGACATTCGTGAGCTGGTCGGCACATACCTCACCCGCAACGGCGTGCGCGCGACGCTCGCGTCGGGTGGCCGGCAGATGCGCGCGGCGCTCGCTGCCGAGCGGCCCGATCTGATCGTGCTCGATCTCATGTTGCCGGGCGAGAGCGGCCTTGACCTGTGCCGGGAGCTGCGCGCGGGCGAATTCCAGACCGTGCCGATCCTGATGCTGACGGCGCTGAGCGAGGAGACCGATCGCGTCGTCGGACTGGAAATGGGCGCCGACGATTACCTCGCAAAGCCCTTCGCGGTGCGCGAACTGCTCGCGCGCATCCGCGCCATTTTGCGCCGCTCGCGCATGATGCCGCCCGGCAACAGCAGCGAGCAGCCGGCCTCCGCTCACTTCCTGCGTTTCGGCGACTGGCGCCTCGATACGATCGGCCGCAACCTGATCGACGGCGACGGCACGCTGGTCGCGCTGAGCGGCGCCGAGTACCGCCTGCTGCGTGTGTTTGTCGATCATCCGCAGCGCGTGCTGACGCGCGACCAGTTGTTGACGCTCACGCAAGGCCGGCAGACAGAGCCATTCGACCGTTCGATCGATCTGCTCGTGAGCCGTGTGCGCCAGCGCCTCGGCGACGACGCACGGGAGCCGCGCTACATCAAGACGCTGCGCAACGAGGGCTATGTATTCTCGTCGCTCGTGACAGCCGAGGAAAACGGCGGATGA
- a CDS encoding DUF1330 domain-containing protein, whose protein sequence is MSTFAVAHLHEVKMGMEIVEYLKRIDATLAPYGGHFVLHGGRYELLEGDWRGDLVAIEFPNRDLARAWYRSDAYQTILPLRTENSIGDVILIDAVPASHIATDVLCG, encoded by the coding sequence ATGTCGACGTTTGCCGTTGCGCACCTGCATGAAGTCAAGATGGGCATGGAGATTGTCGAGTACCTGAAACGTATCGATGCGACGCTTGCGCCGTATGGCGGCCATTTCGTGTTGCACGGCGGCCGTTATGAACTGCTCGAAGGCGATTGGCGCGGCGATCTGGTTGCCATCGAATTTCCGAATCGCGATCTCGCGCGCGCATGGTATAGGTCCGATGCGTATCAGACGATCCTGCCGCTGCGCACGGAGAACTCGATTGGCGACGTGATTCTGATCGACGCAGTGCCTGCATCGCATATCGCGACAGACGTGCTGTGCGGATAG